A DNA window from Falco naumanni isolate bFalNau1 chromosome Z, bFalNau1.pat, whole genome shotgun sequence contains the following coding sequences:
- the FAM174A gene encoding membrane protein FAM174A — MWTPPLPWLLAGLLLSARCWEVAAAAALPRRSAATASPRPTEAAGGGATRSSGSRLAEVSAPPEQGQPMTQRALSVLVLTSGALIVYFVIRTVRLRRRNRKTRRYGVLDTNIENMELTPLEQDDDDDDTTLFDANHPRREVRAFQ, encoded by the exons ATGTGGACGCCACCGCTGCCCTGGTTGCTggcggggctgctgctctctgcccgTTGCTGGGaggtggcggcggcggccgccctTCCCCGCCGGAGCGCCGCCACTGCCTCCCCTCGCCCCACGGAGGCGGCCGGCGGGGGCGCCACGCGGAGCAGCGGCAGCCGCCTGGCGGAGGTGTCGGCGCCGCCTGAGCAAGGCCAGCCCATGACCCAGCGCGCCCTGTCCGTGCTGGTGCTGACTAGCGGAGCGCTCATCGTCTACTTCGTGATCCGGACCGTGCG gcTCAGAAGGCGAAACAGAAAAACCCGAAGATACGGAGTTTTGGATACAAACATAGAAAACATGGAGCTGACCCCATTAGAgcaagatgatgatgatgatgatacaACACTGTTTGATGCCAATCATCCTCGAAG